A window from Moritella yayanosii encodes these proteins:
- the nagB gene encoding glucosamine-6-phosphate deaminase, with the protein MRLIPLITPAQVGRWSAAYIVNKINAFNPTADKPFVLGLPTGGTPLTTYKELIKLHQAGDVSFEHVVTFNMDEYVGIDKDHPESYRTFMYSNFFNHVNIQDKNVNLLNGNAEDLEAECQRYEDKIKSYGKINLFMGGVGVDGHIAFNEPASSLASRTRIKTLTQDTRMANSRFFDNDISQVPKLALTVGVGTLLDSQEILVLITGHNKALALEAAVEGCVNHLWTISALQLHPKSIIACDEPATMELKVKTVRYFKELEAQNIQRFIAE; encoded by the coding sequence ATGAGATTAATTCCTTTAATTACCCCTGCTCAAGTCGGTCGCTGGAGCGCAGCTTACATCGTTAACAAAATTAACGCGTTTAACCCAACTGCAGATAAGCCGTTTGTTTTAGGCTTACCAACTGGCGGTACTCCACTTACTACGTATAAAGAACTGATCAAATTACACCAAGCGGGAGACGTTAGCTTTGAACACGTGGTTACTTTCAACATGGACGAATATGTAGGTATAGATAAAGATCACCCAGAAAGCTACCGCACATTCATGTACAGTAACTTCTTCAATCATGTAAACATTCAAGATAAAAACGTTAATTTGTTGAATGGTAATGCAGAAGATCTTGAGGCTGAGTGCCAACGTTATGAAGATAAAATTAAGAGCTACGGTAAAATCAACCTATTCATGGGTGGCGTAGGTGTTGATGGTCATATCGCATTTAACGAACCTGCATCATCACTGGCTTCACGCACTCGTATCAAAACATTAACACAAGACACGCGTATGGCTAATTCACGGTTCTTTGATAACGATATTAGCCAAGTACCAAAACTAGCACTGACGGTTGGCGTGGGTACATTATTAGACTCACAAGAAATTTTGGTGTTGATCACTGGTCACAACAAAGCATTAGCACTTGAAGCTGCGGTTGAAGGGTGCGTAAACCACCTTTGGACTATCTCTGCGCTACAGTTACACCCAAAATCAATTATTGCTTGTGACGAACCCGCAACGATGGAATTAAAAGTTAAAACTGTGCGCTATTTTAAAGAATTAGAAGCACAGAACATTCAACGCTTTATTGCGGAGTAA
- the nagA gene encoding N-acetylglucosamine-6-phosphate deacetylase gives MYALTNCTIYTTDRVLTEHCVIVDGEFIHDLVALTDCPTDIERIDLAGASLTAGFIDLQLNGCGGVLFNTDISINTLEIMQQTNERFGCTSYLPTLITATDTEMKSAIDTMAAYLNKHSNQALGLHLEGPYLSTAKKGIHSIDLIRRSEQTMIDHICSHSAVISKITLAPENTAPAHIQQLSAANVLVSVGHSNATYTECMQGFEAGARFATHLFNAMSSITGRDPGVVGAIYDHQDVYAGIIVDGHHVDYANVRMSHKLMGEKLVLVTDAVAPAGADIESFDFVGTEVFYRDGKCVGADGTLGGSALTMIEAVENTVKHVGLPLAETLRMANLYPAKAIGVDDKLGSIAKGKVANLTAFDADFTVIKTIVNGQVKSF, from the coding sequence ATGTATGCACTCACTAATTGTACTATCTACACAACCGACAGAGTGTTAACTGAGCACTGTGTAATTGTCGATGGTGAATTCATTCATGATCTTGTTGCGCTTACGGATTGCCCAACAGATATCGAACGTATTGACCTTGCAGGGGCAAGCTTAACGGCTGGTTTTATTGATTTACAACTCAATGGTTGTGGTGGCGTATTGTTTAATACGGATATTAGTATTAACACCCTTGAAATCATGCAACAAACCAACGAACGTTTTGGTTGTACTAGCTACTTGCCAACATTGATCACGGCTACTGATACCGAAATGAAATCTGCTATTGATACCATGGCAGCGTATTTAAACAAGCACAGCAACCAAGCACTGGGTTTACATTTAGAAGGTCCTTACCTGTCTACTGCGAAAAAAGGCATTCACAGCATTGACCTTATTCGCCGCAGTGAACAAACCATGATCGACCATATCTGCAGTCACAGTGCAGTGATCAGCAAAATAACCTTAGCGCCAGAAAATACGGCGCCAGCACATATCCAACAACTTAGTGCTGCAAACGTATTGGTTTCTGTCGGTCATAGCAACGCCACTTATACAGAGTGTATGCAAGGTTTTGAAGCTGGCGCGCGTTTTGCCACGCATTTATTTAATGCCATGAGCTCAATTACAGGTCGCGACCCAGGTGTGGTAGGCGCAATTTACGATCATCAAGACGTTTACGCCGGTATTATCGTTGATGGTCACCATGTCGATTACGCCAATGTGCGTATGAGTCATAAACTAATGGGCGAAAAGTTAGTCTTAGTCACTGATGCTGTCGCGCCTGCAGGGGCTGACATCGAATCTTTTGACTTCGTGGGCACAGAAGTGTTCTATCGTGATGGTAAATGTGTGGGTGCCGATGGTACACTAGGCGGCTCAGCATTAACGATGATCGAAGCAGTTGAAAATACAGTGAAACATGTTGGCTTACCACTAGCTGAAACACTGCGTATGGCAAATCTATACCCAGCAAAAGCCATTGGTGTAGACGATAAATTGGGTAGCATTGCCAAAGGCAAAGTTGCTAATTTAACAGCCTTTGATGCGGACTTCACTGTTATAAAAACGATCGTAAACGGACAAGTGAAAAGCTTCTAA
- a CDS encoding ROK family protein produces the protein MKHSPVANIEFIKQVNTASVYRLIDEQKQISRVDLAKLSELAPASITKMTRQLMAAGLIKEVAQQASTGGRPAISLTCEIDPFIFLSCKLGRNNLTIALHDIAGTKLTDYRVALDSDPNNDVVPFLLAQITDFISANINPDKQHLIAIAVTSPGLIDRESGTIVYLPKHNLKDIPLAKLLTEEFNVPAYIANHTQALSLAELYFGAAQDCQDSVLLSVHDGVGSGIINNGKIFTNYNNQVGEIGHIRIDPLGLPCHCGSHGCLETIASNEAILKQIKGLIKQGHETCLSPENLTIEAICTAANNGDELAVQVLLRVSKLLGQAIAIIVNLFNPQKVLIKGEIVAAKALIFPMIEHTVQQHALGSFVPNLVINEAKFQNEPSMAGVALVRKALLEGSLLNYIIHEHDA, from the coding sequence ATGAAACATAGCCCAGTCGCCAATATTGAATTTATTAAACAAGTCAATACCGCCTCTGTTTATCGCCTTATCGATGAACAGAAACAAATTTCACGTGTTGATTTAGCAAAACTTAGCGAGCTAGCGCCTGCAAGTATTACTAAAATGACACGTCAATTAATGGCGGCGGGGTTAATTAAAGAAGTTGCACAACAAGCCTCTACGGGTGGTCGACCGGCCATCTCACTCACCTGTGAAATAGATCCGTTCATCTTTTTAAGTTGTAAACTGGGTCGTAATAATTTAACCATCGCCTTGCATGACATTGCAGGCACTAAGCTGACCGATTACCGAGTCGCTTTAGACTCAGATCCCAACAACGATGTGGTCCCGTTTTTATTAGCACAAATAACTGACTTCATTAGCGCTAATATTAACCCTGATAAACAACATCTGATCGCTATTGCGGTAACATCACCCGGCTTGATCGACCGTGAATCAGGCACCATTGTATATCTACCAAAACACAATCTAAAAGATATTCCACTCGCTAAACTGTTAACCGAAGAATTTAACGTGCCAGCGTATATTGCTAACCACACCCAAGCTTTATCATTAGCAGAGTTATACTTTGGTGCTGCGCAAGATTGCCAAGACAGCGTATTATTGTCGGTGCATGATGGTGTCGGTTCCGGCATTATTAATAACGGTAAAATCTTTACTAACTACAATAACCAAGTTGGTGAAATCGGTCATATTCGTATTGATCCACTGGGCTTACCTTGTCACTGTGGCAGTCATGGTTGTTTAGAGACTATTGCCTCTAATGAAGCTATCCTGAAACAGATCAAGGGGTTAATTAAGCAAGGTCATGAAACCTGTCTCTCGCCCGAAAACTTGACCATCGAAGCGATTTGTACTGCTGCAAATAACGGTGATGAATTAGCGGTACAGGTACTGCTACGGGTGAGTAAATTACTCGGTCAAGCAATTGCAATCATAGTTAACTTGTTTAACCCACAGAAAGTCTTAATCAAAGGTGAGATCGTGGCTGCAAAGGCACTCATTTTTCCGATGATAGAGCACACGGTCCAACAACATGCTTTAGGTAGTTTCGTGCCAAACTTGGTGATTAATGAAGCTAAATTTCAGAATGAGCCATCAATGGCTGGTGTTGCGCTAGTCCGCAAAGCACTATTAGAAGGTAGCCTACTGAACTATATTATTCATGAGCATGACGCTTAG